A window of Rhinolophus ferrumequinum isolate MPI-CBG mRhiFer1 chromosome 23, mRhiFer1_v1.p, whole genome shotgun sequence genomic DNA:
AGGGTCTGATCACAGTGAGCCATATATGCCGTgttaaggaatttggattttactcAGAAGACAATGGAAAGTCATTGCGGTATTTTAAACAGTGGAATGACACCATTAGATTTGCGTTTTAGGGATCACTGGCAGCTGTATGGAAGGCAGgttgagagaaggaaagaagacaggcAGTCAGGGATTATAGTAGGAGCCTAGGtgagaaatgaaatactgaaCCGAGCCAAGCAAGGAAGACGGGCCGCCTGACCATCATGTGGTGGAAACTACAGGACTCCACAAACGGGTAAGAAGAGGAAGGACAGGGCAGCGCACTTAGTTTCTGGTTTCTCAGTGGATGGTGGTCCCATTCGAACGTAACACATCCAAAACTGATTTCCCCTCTTCCTCATGGCAAGTCAACGGCAACTCTATTTCTTAGCTGCCCAGGGCAAATGAGTTGGGAgccatttacttctttttctttcaccttgCACATCCCAATTATCGGCAACTCCTGTTGCTACCTTTAAAGTACAGAATCTGACTCCCAACATCTTCACCGCTAACACCCAAGCCACTGTCATCTCAAGCCTCCTAACTGGTCCTCCTATAGTCTATTCTCTATACAACGGTCAGAGTGACTCTTTAAGAAGGTTCAGATCATGTActctgctcaaaactctccaAGAGCTGCTATTTTACTCGTAATAAAACCTGAAGTCCTTCCCGTGGCTTCAAAGGTTCTGCACGAGCCAGGCTCGTTCTGTCTCTGATCACCTCTCCCCCTACTCTCCTCTGGCCCagtccactccagccacactggctacCTGGTTGCTTTGAATGTGCCAAGgacactcctgcctcagggcctttgccctTGTTCCTCTTCCGGGACTGCTCTTGCCCCAAATAAATATCTGCACAGcttcttttcttcactttattcaggtctctgctcaaatgtcctCTTCTCAGAGGGCTGTGCCAGCCACAATCTATCAAAATCACTCCCCTTGCTCCCCACTGGGcactctcttccccttctctctggcATTCCCTAACAAAGTACATGTTTGTTTAAAGAGGACAAAGACATTGTCCGTTTGTTCACTGTTACGTCCCACGGCCTAGAAGAGTGCCTGCCATTATGGGAGGCGCTCAGTAGAtacttcttgaatgaatgaacaaacacaagAGGAGGAGgtttaggaagaaaaatgaagagttcAGTTCAGAATATTCTGGGTTTGAAGTATCCATGGAGCATTGAGGTAGAACCACGTAGAAGTTTATAGtgctagaaaataattttaagtaataacAATGGTGACATTACTAAATAggtaataaaaacatttgttattttccaagCGCAGATCTGagcatttcatcctcacaatggCTTCGCAAAAGAGGTATTCAAATTACCCCCACAGAGGGAAATAAGTTCTTGGGGGTTGAGAATTGGAAAACTTTAGAAATCTGTGTGTACTCGAGTAAGCCAGGGAGATTGCGATGCAGTCAAGGATGGCCCATGAATCTTTTTCCCTgttaatgttttctctttgtgtccCTCTCACCTTCATGTACTTGTTGAAGACAGTCTGGATCTCCTCATTGATGCTAGGCTGCAGGACAGCTCGGAGGAGATCCATGGAGATGGCAGGATCTGTGAAACTGCATTCAGGAGGGAGACAGTCAGGCGACATGGCCCAAATATGTCCTTTCCTAGTCTGCCCAGCCTTTAATGACAATAATatacagctttttatttttagataactaGCTATGTGCCCAGGTTGTGTAAAGCAGAGATGAATGACTTTATTTCATTCTCCTAACTCTGTGAAATGGGTactatttttaacatgttttgtgAAGTATAACACTTATACAGAAAATTCTATTACAAATTGTTTTCGTGAATATCCATTTAATCACTACTCAGTTCAAGAAATATAATCAGCATCTCAAAGGCCCATCTCgtgctctcctttcctttttattatttgatgatgattattattttattatttattattcattatgaccCTATTACCACAGGATAATAGTACCCTGTGGATACTACTGGCCACACTTTTTTCTTAACTTCCATGCTACCCTGTCTTTTTAGAGCCCTCGAACACAGTCACAAGTGTTAGGATCTTAGGGGTTGTTTAATTCACCTATCCCCCCTCATTTGGTACATGAGTTCAGAgggggaagtgacttgctcaaggtcacacagagttACAGAATCTGAGTCTCCTCTTtcctagtccagtgctctttctattGGCTGATGATTTCTTCTCAGCCCCGTGCAACGGGGATCCCCCAAGCTGCCTTTCCAGCCAGTGCCTGGGAGGTAAGTCCCACCCAGGGTCAGGCTTACCTTGTTGTCATCTGTGAGCGGCGGCCCCTTCGCTGCACCTGCCGGTGCTTTATCATTATGTTCCAAGGGTTCTGTGGGGACCAAGGGAGCAGATGTCACCGAGGTCTGTGACACTGGGGTGGAGGTGGACGGTGGGTATGCAGTTAAACCTAGACAGCCCTGCTTCTCAGGTGCTTTCACCACCTCTCCCACCTTGGGGTCTGGGGAAGGGCCGTGGTTGGAAGCCCCTGCAGGGGAAGAGAAACTCAGGGAAAGTTTCCTGCCTCAAAAATCCCGACTCCACCTTTTCAGGAACGGCTAGAAGAAGGGAACCAGTGTTCACCGAGGGCCTACTCTGGGACAGATGATGCGCTGGGCGCTTTACCTGCATTTATAACCCATCCCAACAACCTTATGAGGCAGGTACTAATCTCTGTTTTACAGCATAAGAACTGGGGTTCAGGAACTTGACAGGACTGGCCCACGTCACCTAACTAGGAGGGCGGCACctagaatttgaatccaggtcttcGGATTGTGAAAACGCCAACCCTCTCGGCAGCGCCGGCTGCCGCGTTCTCTCGTCCGCGGGCCGGGGTCCTGGGAGCCCGAGGCCCAGCCGGCCCGAGCCCAGGCCCGGCCCGGCCTCTCCAGGGGCGCCCTCACCGTGAGAACCAGCTGACCCGCTGCGCCCGCGTCTCCCCGCTCGGGGCCGCCCCGCTCTGCCCCGCCAGGTCCCCGCGGCTGCTCGGCGTCGCCAGTGGCCCCCATGGCGTCCCTGACCCTTACAACTTCAGCCCGACTCTGCCACCGGCCGGAAAGTGGCTGTGTGACGTCACTGGAGCGCGTCGGCCGCGGACCCGGAAGCACGACGAGGCGAGCTGCGCGGTTACCATGGCAACCAAACGGCCGCGTGTTGCCAAACACCCTGATGCTTAGAGgccttatgtgtgtgtgtgggtggtcGGGGCTTCCTCCAGGGAGGGGCCGCGTCGCAGGTGTGGACTGGGGATGATCATTCAAGGATTGTTCTCGGGCTGGAGAAGTGCCAGGCAGACGAAGGGGAGCAGGTTTCAATGGTCTGGGGTTGGAGAGCGGAGGGGAGCGTTTTTTGTACAGCGGCGCCTGCAGTTCAGTCTTTGAAAACGGTAGATTTTAATGTGCTGCGTATTTAGCCTCCGGAACTGGAGTGGGCTTAATGCGGGGTCCCGGAAACCCGATAGCAGGAGGAGGTTTGGCCCATGCTACTCCTAGCACTCACCCACCAGGTCTCTCCAAGCCTGGACCCTAGGGGCTGCCTCTTGCATCTGAAGACATCAGAATGAAGACTTGGACCATGGATTCCCCGAGCCCCAGGGAGCTGGGCTTCTCTACCCAGACTGGTGGTGATTCTAGGATGGGCCGGGGTAGCAAGGGTTTAACAGCTGTGAAGTTTCCCGGGGCTCCCCTTAGCTCTCCTTTAGGTAAGACGACCCTGAATAAAATTTGAGCGATATATCGGTGGTAGAGAAAATTACTTTTCCCAGGTCACAATATAGGGTAGTAGAAAGTGCATGAGTTTTGCAGTTAGaaagatctgagttcaaattcagTGTGATGTGATGATTAAGAACTATGGAATTGGACTGCCTACCTTTgttctaccacttactagttgtgaCTAACGTTTCTTTCGGTGCCTCAATCTCcctatctgtagaatggggataattcatgtaaagcacttagaactatGGCACAAGTAAACCCTCAAACAATGCTATCTGTTGTTACTGTTATTAGATTCCAGCAGCCACCACTTGCCACCActtatgaccttgggcaattttTCTCAGCCCCTCTGAACCACTTTTCTTACCTCTGCacgattattgtgaggattaaaataaataatgtatgcaaagcaCATATTAGGTCATCAACAAAAGTTAATCATCTCCATGCTCCAATATCTGTCTTAAAACAGTAAGGCGACTTCCTGGCACAGAACTCTTTGGCGCTATTGAGAAGGTTTTTACCTTGAGCCTTGAATATTCCCTGCCCTTTAACATCACTGGGCTAAGCGGTGCAGTGAACACTATTCGATATCATGATTGACTAAAGTCATAAGcagttagagaaaaataaaaagaaatagagcaagAGGAGATAAAAGGAATATACATACATGGTTTACACTACAAAAGTCATAACAATTGTTCTTTGGGGTTCTGTCAACTAGCCTTCACATGGTCCAAGAGTGGTCTATGTGGACCAGAGAGACCAAGATACAGGGTTTTTTGTGCATTTGTATTAGTTCTGAACATTTAACTCAAATATGGCTTTTCTGTAGCCTTTTGATAGTTTCTAAGTAGTCTGTCCCATTCTCTGTTTTCTAGTTTGCTAGGGTGATAGGAGAAGTCACAGTACATCTTATTAGCTGTGGTTATTTTCTTGTTAACTCTCTGGTCCTTCCCTCTGTCATTGCAGCGGTAGTCGTGTCCTTCCAAGGCCCTTTCACTCTCTCTTTGATCCTTTGTTCAATGGCCATCCCTGTATTTTCCCAGGGTCTTCATCAGTGTCCACGGGTGTTGCATATATTGCATGACAGAGTTTGATCACCATCATCACATGTGCCCTTTGGTAGTGCCAGGAATCTTCCCACACACCAGCAAccaatcatttttcttcttgtcagGAGCAGCCATCCTTGGGGACTGTTGCGAAAGGGAAGACTTCGGGGCTGGGCGGAAGCTGGTCTCCCGGTCCTGCCTTCCCTCGGTTGATACTCCGGGCAAGGGGCACACCCCCGGCCTGGACCGAGCTCTCCTCTCGGCACTCAGCATGATCATCATGAGCTGCCTCTTCCTCCTGAATGCACTTCTTGCTCTTGGGTCCCTGACACCCTGGGTGACTGCAGGAGAGCATGGTGAGCTATCATTTGGGATCCCTGGCTAACAGGAACAGGGCGTGACTAGAGAAGTCATTCCCTGCCTCCCCACAGTGAGGGGCCTCATTCGTGGAGATGGCCATCTCTGCAGGATGGGACTGGATGCAGAGTCTTGGGACAGCCAGGGTGGGTCTTCCTGGCTTTTTTTACCTTCCCTGGCCAAGAAGATAGTATTGCCAGTCTGCCTTTCTCCTAGGGTTCCTTAAGAAAGAATAGGATCACCCCAACCTTTCCATCTGCAGAATGGCTGGTTCTttagtaggtgtgtgtgtgtgtgtgtgtgtgtgtgtgtgtgtgtgcttgcataGGAGGGGGAAGTGTTTAGATAGGAGTGCTTGGAGAGGCTGAAAGTCCTTGAAGTACATTTGGCTTCCATTCCCCATTTCTTGAGGCCTGGCCAGTTATCCTAACCTTGTGTGATATCCTTTGCAGTGAAAGAAGGAGAATGCCCTCCTGATAAGAACCCGTGCAAAGATCTGTGCCAGGGGGATGAATCGTGTCCAGCTGGACAGAAGTGCTGCTGCACAGGCTGTGGTCGAGTCTGCCAAGGAGACATTCCTAAGGGTACGTAGGCATGAGGGGCAAAACCCAAGTGTGCTTTCTAAAGGAAGACCCAGAGGGCTTCCTATATTCTAGATTGGCTCTAGAAATCTAGCTTGCCTAGAGCacctcttctttctgcttttgggGTCTCTTCTGCTTTAATCACTCAGTATCCCCAGGTCTTTGCCTTTTGTCAGGAAAAAGCACAGGACTGATTATCTCTGTCTTTTACTTTGAACTCAGCGTTCCTGGGAAGGCTGGAGGGCAGAGTTATGAAGGGAAGCCTGTTTAAGATAGTGATGAAAGGAGTACCCTTGAGCCAGGCAGACCTTCTTAAGCCTTACATAAGCCTTACATAGCTCTTTTTAAGTGTTAAGTTTTTAAGCagtcaatttcctcatctgtaaaacggggataattGTTTGTGCCTCATAGAATTGTTGCAAGGACCTAATGAGGTTCCCTGGCACAATGTAAGCGTAGTAAGCGTTACAGTAAACGTGAGCTGTTTTCCTTGCGGTCGTCATTGTCTCTCTTTAGCACCAGGGCGGAGAGTCCTAAATGAAGTTGGGGCTTCCTTCCTCtgattttcccattttcccaTCTGCTGTGCCTGTGGGTGTCACTGGGCACcattatctctttttttgtgGCTGTCTCCTGTTTCGctacagggaggaagggagattgTCCCAAGGTTGTTCGGAAACAATCCTGTTTTAAAAGGTGCGTCACTGATGAGACATGTCCAGGCGTAAAGAAATGCTGCCCGTTTGGCTGTGACAAGAGCTGTGTAGTTCCAATCTCCAAACCAAAGCTGGGTAAGAAGCTCCGCCCGGGCCCCACGGTCGGCTTGGCCCCCTTATTTGTCTCAAATATGCACATACCATTTTGTGGTTGGTTGTACTGTACTCTGAAAAACAATAAGTGCCTCCTCTATTCTAGACCTTTTCTAAGAAAAGATATACAAAGGGTACCCAGGCCATGATGGGTGGTGGTATGTGTTCGAGGCAGGCAAAGGAGGATGCCAGAAGGGAAATCTTGGCATCTCTTGTTCTGGGGCAGATTTAAAAGCTGTTGGGTAGTTTCCAGTTGATACCTATGCAGGACTGCACACATTTCCCCACTCACTTGCTTCTGAGACTCTGTCTCCTCTGTCCACACACAGGATAGCCATCGCCTGTTGGAAACGGGTTCGATTTTATTCTGATGCTGATAGAGAGGTGTTTGAAAGGGATTTCTTCTCCCTCTTGCAGGATCCTCATGACCTAGTTCTCCATTTCTGCATCattcctttaagaaatatttattgatccaGTGGTGGGTTCTGGGTATAATGTGGTGAGCAAAGCAGAtccagtccctgccttcatggggcTCATAGACTAGGGGACGGGGGAGAAAGAGGCTTAACAAATAAGTATgcaagtaaatatataatttcaaaccGTAACCAGGACATGGAGGAAAATTAAAGGGTGCTGAGAGATAGAATAACGCGGGACTCACTTTACATGgggtggtcaaggaaggcctGTGTGAGATAGTGACATTTAACCTGTGACCTGGAGTTGAAGTTAGCCAGGTGAAGATGTGATACacattccaggaagagagaagcaAGCTGAGAAGGAACTTGCCACGcttaaggaactgaaagaaagctGGTGTGGTTGGAgtagagacaggcagagagagaatgacTCCAGGTGAGGACAGAGTCCGTTAGAATAGGGAGGTGACAGTGGGGATAGAGAAAAGGTGACATGGTTGAGAGAATTGGAAGGTAGAAGTGACAGAGCTGTCTGCTCTAGTCCTTGCCTCCTGCCCCATTTCCTTGAGAGGCCCCCAAAAGGCATTAGAAATTCTGATTTGTCTCCTGTGACTAGCCCCTTCTCATTTCTCTCGTGTTTCAGGATTTTCATGGCTACTTTTGCTTGCTGtgcttccaaatatattttattatcatattgTCTATTCCCTTCTCCCTCCAAAATATGAAGACTACTTTTATTAAAGAGGTGTTCGATGTAAAAATTAACTTAGGGAGCATTGACATTTTTGTAATGTTGAATCTTTATGTCGTCCCATTGTTCAAGTGTATTTGGTGTATTTCAGGgtgttttctagttttaaagtatttcttgATAAGTTAATGCCTAGGTTATTTAATTACCTTCTTTGCTATCTCAAATGGGGTCTTCCGTTATGTCTTCCATTATGTTTTCTAAAGGAACTGGAACCATTCTCTAATCTGAGTACATGTGACAGCATATTACAATGAAAAAGCATAGATTTTTGTTGCCAGAGATTTATTTGGGTTCAAGCCTGAGGCTCACCAGTTACTCGCCAGTGGGTCCTGGGTCAGTAatttcttctgcttctctgagtctcagttcacTTCACtgtaaaacagaaagaatgaCCCTCGGAGGCTGTAATGATTCAAAGTATGTAAAGTGTTTGGGCCTTACTATACGTTAGTTCCCTTCCTCTTGCCTTCTAAGGTCGGCTTTGTCAGGAGCACAGTTTCTAACCACCCCTTTCATCAAGAACCAGGATCATCTTCTCCTCCCCTGATCACTTCTCTGAGACGCTGAAACTCCACAACCCGTGACAACCTCTTTCCTTCCAGCCAGACCTCCCCAGGTAGCAGGTCCCTTCCTGTGTCCAGTGGAGTtgtctgtgcctggcttaggcAGCTCTCTTGGGCAGCCTGCCCATGAGAGAGAATAGAGGGTTGTACTCCTTGCCAGGACTCTTGAGGCCCCGCTGTGGAACCAGAGCCTGGGAATCTGTCTCAGGCAGGTCACTCACTGCCAGCTTGTAGGGCCCGGGACAATCTGCCCAGTGTTTGAAGCTGATGGCCGAGTTGTGGGGGCTGAGGATGAGGCTGGCACCCTGGCCAGGCACCTTTGTGAGCTGCTCTGGGCCCTGGCCAGCTCAGATGGGGCTTCCTCTGTCCTTGGAGTTAGGCAGGCTTGGGACAATGATCTCCCTGCAGAGATCCCAGAGCCCGCTGGCTGAGAGGGGGTTCCTAGTCTGGTGGGCAGTAGTTAACTACTTTTCTACAGTTCTGGTCCTGGAGGAGGGCTGGGCACTCACCTAATGGGACTGGTTGCTACACCCAACTCCATAGGAAACTCTCCTTCCTGGGCTTTCCCTAAACTCTGATATTGTCAGAGGTTTAGCATAACCTGTGCTGCTCTGTTGGGTAGGGTGGAGGGACACCAGGTGGCCCGAGGGCAAAGGGCAGATGCTAGGACCTGCTCCCATGAGGCAGTTCTGGTCTGAGCATGGGTCTGAATCCTGGCTCCTCTGCTtgcttgctgtgtggccttgggcaagtcctttcATCTTGCTCAACCTCAgtcttgtcatctgtaaaatggagataaggatATTTATCTCATAGAGTGATACTGCAGtatcttagtctgtttgggctgctgtaacagataccatagactgggtatcTTGTAAATAGTGGACATTGATTTCTCATacttctggaagctgggaagtccaaggtcaaggtgtggacagattcagtgtctggtgaggtcCTGCTTCCTGGTTCAGAGACGACCAACCATCTTTTTGCTGTGGCCTCACATGGCGGAAGGGCAGTAAGGGCGTGAatattcatgagggctccatgcTCATGACCTGATCACCTCCCAGAGGCTCCACTTCCAAGTACCATCAATTGGAGAttgagtttcaacatatgaattttggggagacacaaacattcttTCTATCACATGCAGTTTagaagaaatgcatttaaaaagccaatgcaaaaaaaaaaagcctatgcTAAAGCTGCCAAATAATGGTCATGTGGTTATGCCCAGAACCTCTCTGCTCAGGTTCCCTCCCCACCTGGCTGAAGTCTGACCTGTCtgttcactcacttattcatttattcaatatatagCGAGTTTCTCCCCCACCCAGCACATGGACGTCTCATGGTGAGCAAGGCAGCCATGGTCCTTGTTCTCATGGTGTGAGACACAGGAAATAATCatcaacaaatattcaaaacCACAGGGAAACGAAAAGAGGGGCACAGAGGAAGTGTCATTTTAACTTGGAGAACAAGAAGGAGCTGGCCATTGGGTGGGGAGGCTGTGAAGAGGGAACTGCAAAGGCAAAGTCTGTGAGGTGGGGAAGAGCCTCCTGTTTTTAAGGTCATCAAAGGAGGTCAGCGTGGTTggataaaagggaaggaaaaggaaggtggTTCTAGCTGAGGCAGAGTCCAGACCTTGGGGGAGTCGCCAGGGCTCTCTCTAGGCTGCATTAGAAGTGCAATGGGAAGCCTTTGGAGGGGGTTCTAAAAGCAGGAGAGGCCTGGTCCAGTTTTCACTTGAAAAAGACCACTCTGCCTTTGTGTGAAGAATGGATGGGCAGGTGGAGAAGATGGCAGGCCTGTGAAGGTGCCATTGCGACAGGCTGGGCAAGAGGTGATCAAGGCTTAGACCGGGGTGGTGACAGCACGGAGGCAGACAAGTGACAGACTTGAAGCACTTTGGAAGGTACAGTGGACAGGACTGGGTGAAGAAGTGGGTGGACGTGGGTGCTGAGGAAGGGCACGTGTCAAGAGTGGTGCTTAGGTGTCTGGCCTGAGCAGCTGGGTGAGGTGGTGTTCCTGCCTGAGAAGAGGCCAACGTGGGGAGGGAGAGGTTTCGGCGCGACATGTGCAGTACGTCCTTTGTGTGCATTGATGGCATGGACTCCCTGTGGGTTTGCATGACCTTTTCCTGAAAACTCACGGGTGGGAGTTTGGATTTTGAGAGTGTTCCTACCACTTTAACTGATGCGAGTGGTGCACGCGAGGCAGGGAGTGCACCAGCCCCAAATAAAAACCTGGAGTCTAATGAGCTTCCCGGGTAAACAACACATCACACATGTTGTCATGCGTCCTGTGTGGCTCCACTGGGAGAAGACTCTAGGAAGCTGGTGCCCGTTTTCCTCTGGATTTCACCTCATGGACCTTTTTCCTTTGATGATTTTGCTTTCTATCCATTGCTGTAACAAATCAGAGCCACGAGTGTATGCCGAGTCCTGTGAGTCCGAGAGAATCACTGAACCGAGGATGGCCTTGGGGGCTCCTGACACACTGGCTTGTTTATAACTTTTCCTAACCCCTAAAACTGTCCATTACCGGGTCTTCTCTTTTGGAAGAATTCAGCTGAGTGAGTCTCAGCGCTTGTTGATTTGATTTTGGGTGACGCTCGTAGAGTGTAGGGGGTCACAG
This region includes:
- the WFDC3 gene encoding WAP four-disulfide core domain protein 3 isoform X2 — encoded protein: MKTWTMDSPSPRELGFSTQTGGDSRMGRGSKGLTAVKFPGAPLSSPLGAAILGDCCEREDFGAGRKLVSRSCLPSVDTPGKGHTPGLDRALLSALSMIIMSCLFLLNALLALGSLTPWVTAGEHVKEGECPPDKNPCKDLCQGDESCPAGQKCCCTGCGRVCQGDIPKEFGGECPADPLPCEELCDGDASCPPEHKCCSTGCGHICRGDIKGGRSGECPHILVGLCIVSCISDEDCGAGGKCCKSGCGRFCVPPVLPTPLDVNPNCTIRSDSELEAPVP
- the WFDC3 gene encoding WAP four-disulfide core domain protein 3 isoform X1; translated protein: MKTWTMDSPSPRELGFSTQTGGDSRMGRGSKGLTAVKFPGAPLSSPLGAAILGDCCEREDFGAGRKLVSRSCLPSVDTPGKGHTPGLDRALLSALSMIIMSCLFLLNALLALGSLTPWVTAGEHVKEGECPPDKNPCKDLCQGDESCPAGQKCCCTGCGRVCQGDIPKGRKGDCPKVVRKQSCFKRCVTDETCPGVKKCCPFGCDKSCVVPISKPKLEFGGECPADPLPCEELCDGDASCPPEHKCCSTGCGHICRGDIKGGRSGECPHILVGLCIVSCISDEDCGAGGKCCKSGCGRFCVPPVLPTPLDVNPNCTIRSDSELEAPVP